The following coding sequences lie in one Miscanthus floridulus cultivar M001 chromosome 9, ASM1932011v1, whole genome shotgun sequence genomic window:
- the LOC136482517 gene encoding indole-2-monooxygenase-like has translation MAHAHGHHEELLQAKSPPQVALVPSVLLVCPLLVLLVCRRFGTTATASAREQLLSRLPSPPSRLPIIGHLHLVGTLPHVSLRDLSAKHGRDGLMLLHLGAVPTLIVSSPSAAQAVLRTQDHIFASRAYSPVTDILFYGSTDVVFSPYGEHWRQVKKIVTTHLLTNKKVRSYRHAREHEVRLVVAKIREAATAGTAIDLSELLISFANDIVCHAVCGKFFREEGRNKRFRELVEANSSLIGGFNLEDYFPMLVKLDIIKRIVCAKAQKVNKMWDNLLNTLIDDHASKPAPERDGEESDFIDACLALPSRRVQPHYRDHIKAQLVVYDDVTSPTTTAYMYIKIYTYSSLLQNGPVVPGGNSL, from the exons ATGGCTCACGCTCATGGCCACCACGAGGAGCTGCTGCAGGCGAAGTCTCCACCACAGGTGGCCCTAGTGCCCTCTGTCCTTCTCGTCTGTCCTCTTCTCGTCCTCCTCGTGTGCCGCCGCTTTGGAACGACGGCCACAGCAAGTGCCAGAGAGCAGCTGCTGAGCAGGCTGCCTTCGCCTCCAAGCAGGCTCCCCATCATTGGCCACCTGCACCTTGTCGGCACCCTACCGCACGTCTCCCTCCGTGACCTCTCCGCCAAGCATGGCCGCGATGGGCTCATGCTCCTCCACCTCGGTGCCGTCCCCACGCTCATCGTCTCCTCGCCGAGCGCCGCCCAGGCCGTGCTGCGCACGCAAGACCACATCTTCGCGTCCAGGGCCTACTCCCCCGTCACCGACATCCTCTTCTACGGCTCCACGGATGTCGTCTTCTCGCCCTACGGCGAGCATTGGCGCCAGGTCAAGAAGATCGTCACCACACACCTCCTCACCAACAAGAAGGTCCGGTCCTACCGCCATGCACGCGAGCATGAG GTGAGGTTGGTGGTGGCTAAGATCCGCGAGGCGGCCACCGCAGGCACCGCTATTGACCTAAGCGAACTGCTCATCTCCTTTGCCAACGATATCGTTTGCCACGCAGTGTGTGGCAAGTTCTTCAGGGAGGAAGGCCGGAATAAACGTTTCCGGGAGCTCGTTGAGGCGAACTCGTCGCTCATAGGGGGTTTCAACCTAGAGGACTACTTCCCGATGCTGGTGAAGCTGGACATCATCAAGAGGATTGTATGTGCGAAGGCACAAAAGGTGAACAAGATGTGGGACAACTTGCTCAATACACTCATCGATGACCATGCAAGCAAGCCAGCACCAGAACGTGACGGGGAGGAGAGTGACTTCATCGATGCATGTCTTGCTCTCCCTTCAAGAAGAGTACAACCTCACTATAGAGATCATATTAAGGCACAACTAGTGGTATATGATGACGTCACCTCACCCACAACTACCGCCTACatgtatataaaaatatatacttattcttcactactacagaatggacctgttgtcccgggcggtaacagcctttag